The proteins below are encoded in one region of Mycobacteriales bacterium:
- a CDS encoding helix-turn-helix domain-containing protein — protein sequence MGALVCARRTQLALTQVEVAELAGVATRTVHAVEADKPTVRLDALLAVLAAVGLRLRVERGAATAVVPGPDPR from the coding sequence ATGGGGGCTCTCGTCTGTGCCCGTCGCACCCAGTTGGCGCTCACCCAGGTCGAGGTAGCGGAGCTCGCCGGCGTGGCGACACGGACGGTGCATGCCGTCGAGGCCGACAAGCCGACCGTGCGGCTCGACGCGTTGCTGGCTGTGCTCGCCGCCGTAGGGCTCCGCCTGCGAGTGGAGCGCGGAGCCGCGACCGCTGTCGTCCCCGGTCCGGATCCGCGGTGA
- a CDS encoding PilT/PilU family type 4a pilus ATPase, whose amino-acid sequence MTSSIEPFLRALVECGGSDLHCKVGSPPRVRIDGRLRKLQTRDLTSADTEQMVIEVLREDLVEEFTRSNEADFAYSLSGVGRFRVNAFRSRGSAGLVFRRVSVGAIPLTDLGLPPVLASLAMEPRGLVLVTGPTGSGKTTTLAGMIDHINSNKEVHVVTIEDPIEVLHFDKLAMVNQREVRVDTEDFVTAMRAAMRQDPDVILVGEMRDHETVKAGLAAAETGHFVMSTLHTTDAAETINRIIDFFPPHEQKQVRLALAGALRGIICQRLVPRADGEGRCVVMEVAVNTGRIADAIADPDKTSSIPQLIAEGSYYGMQTFDQHLVSFIRDGVITLEAAMAASTSPHDLTVELRRLGLVA is encoded by the coding sequence GTGACCTCCTCGATCGAGCCCTTCCTGCGAGCACTGGTGGAGTGCGGCGGTTCCGACCTGCACTGCAAGGTCGGCTCCCCGCCCCGCGTCCGGATCGACGGTCGGCTGCGCAAGCTGCAGACGCGCGACCTGACCTCCGCTGACACGGAGCAGATGGTCATCGAGGTCCTTCGCGAGGACCTCGTCGAGGAGTTCACCCGCAGCAACGAGGCCGACTTCGCCTACTCGCTCTCGGGAGTGGGCCGCTTCCGCGTCAACGCCTTCCGCAGTCGCGGCTCGGCCGGTCTGGTCTTCCGTCGCGTCTCCGTCGGCGCGATCCCGCTGACCGACCTCGGCCTGCCGCCCGTGCTCGCCTCCCTCGCGATGGAGCCCCGCGGTCTGGTGCTCGTCACCGGCCCGACCGGCTCCGGCAAGACCACGACCCTTGCCGGGATGATCGACCACATCAACAGCAACAAGGAGGTGCACGTCGTCACGATCGAGGACCCGATCGAGGTGCTGCACTTCGACAAGCTGGCGATGGTCAACCAGCGCGAGGTCCGCGTCGACACCGAGGACTTCGTCACCGCGATGCGCGCCGCGATGCGTCAGGACCCCGACGTGATCCTTGTCGGTGAGATGCGCGACCACGAGACCGTCAAGGCCGGCCTCGCCGCCGCCGAGACCGGCCACTTCGTCATGTCGACGCTGCACACCACCGATGCGGCCGAGACCATCAACCGCATCATCGACTTCTTCCCGCCGCACGAGCAGAAGCAGGTCCGCCTCGCGCTCGCCGGCGCCTTGCGCGGCATCATCTGCCAGCGCCTCGTGCCGCGCGCCGACGGCGAGGGCCGTTGCGTGGTCATGGAGGTCGCGGTCAACACCGGCCGTATCGCCGACGCGATCGCCGACCCGGACAAGACCTCGTCGATCCCGCAGCTCATCGCCGAGGGCTCCTACTACGGCATGCAGACCTTCGACCAGCACCTGGTGTCGTTCATCCGTGACGGCGTCATCACCCTCGAGGCCGCGATGGCCGCCTCGACCTCTCCGCACGACCTCACCGTCGAGCTGCGCCGCCTCGGCCTCGTCGCGTAG
- a CDS encoding HipA domain-containing protein, translating to MSSVVDVTEADVWKRGRRVGVLRRTPEGVVFAYLDGYDGLAVATTLPVGTQPPPRPGGALPAYFTGLLPEGRRLSALRRAVKTSVDDELSLLLAVGGDTIGDVQVVPTGEDPVTPPPRISLDLADLRFRELLVELDVQPDRTALPGVQVKASAAMITLPGQRLGRSVILKLDPPEYPGLVENEHVMLQACTRSGVAAARATVVRDVEGVAGLAVTRFDRSVDDAGRPRALAVEDGCQVQGRAPGDKYVLGYAATFAALARVCDAQALALRSLLEQLVFAVLTGNGDAHAKNFAVLQQPDGEWQVAPAYDIPSSQPYGDTTLAMAVNGRRADVGAKDVTALAAELGLPSKVASRALRNAVDRVDGWLPLLAELPYDAGRRRKLERVIRQRQKRLSP from the coding sequence ATGTCGTCCGTCGTGGACGTCACCGAGGCCGATGTCTGGAAGCGCGGTCGACGAGTCGGTGTCCTCCGCAGGACTCCGGAGGGCGTGGTCTTCGCCTACCTGGACGGGTACGACGGACTGGCCGTGGCCACCACGCTTCCCGTAGGGACTCAGCCTCCTCCGCGCCCGGGAGGTGCGCTCCCGGCGTACTTCACCGGGTTGCTTCCGGAGGGTCGTCGCCTCAGCGCACTGCGTAGAGCGGTCAAGACCTCCGTCGACGACGAGCTCTCGCTCTTGCTCGCCGTGGGCGGCGACACCATCGGCGACGTCCAGGTCGTGCCCACGGGTGAGGACCCGGTGACCCCGCCTCCGCGCATCTCGCTCGACCTCGCAGACCTGCGCTTCCGGGAGCTGCTCGTCGAGCTCGACGTGCAGCCCGACCGGACAGCTCTCCCCGGGGTCCAGGTGAAAGCCAGTGCGGCGATGATCACGTTGCCCGGGCAGCGCCTGGGGCGGTCCGTGATCCTCAAGCTCGACCCGCCTGAGTACCCGGGCCTGGTCGAGAACGAGCACGTGATGCTCCAGGCCTGCACCCGCAGCGGAGTCGCTGCGGCGAGGGCGACGGTCGTGCGCGACGTCGAGGGTGTGGCCGGCCTCGCAGTGACGAGGTTCGACCGGAGCGTCGACGACGCAGGCAGGCCGCGCGCGCTCGCTGTCGAGGACGGTTGCCAGGTGCAGGGGCGGGCTCCGGGCGACAAGTACGTGCTCGGCTACGCAGCCACCTTTGCCGCTCTCGCGCGGGTGTGTGACGCGCAGGCGCTTGCCCTGCGGTCGTTGCTCGAGCAGCTGGTGTTCGCCGTGCTCACCGGCAACGGCGACGCTCACGCGAAGAACTTCGCCGTCCTGCAGCAGCCAGACGGGGAGTGGCAGGTCGCGCCGGCCTACGACATCCCGTCGTCGCAGCCGTATGGCGACACGACACTGGCGATGGCCGTCAACGGGCGCCGCGCCGACGTCGGTGCGAAGGACGTGACCGCACTGGCCGCCGAGCTGGGTCTCCCGAGCAAGGTGGCGTCACGGGCCCTGCGCAACGCCGTCGATCGCGTGGACGGTTGGCTGCCGCTGCTGGCGGAGCTGCCCTACGACGCCGGCAGGCGCCGCAAGCTCGAGCGCGTCATCCGGCAGCGGCAGAAGCGGTTGTCGCCGTGA
- a CDS encoding biotin/lipoyl-binding carrier protein has protein sequence MDGWSAVSPDRGEVRAELVGSIHEVLVSAGQQVHAGDVLVVLESMKMEIPVLTEVGGTVGQVAVEVGDVVQEGDLLVRVESSSTD, from the coding sequence GTGGATGGCTGGTCTGCGGTGAGCCCGGACCGCGGCGAGGTGCGCGCCGAGCTGGTCGGCAGCATCCACGAGGTGCTCGTCAGCGCCGGCCAGCAGGTCCACGCCGGCGACGTCCTCGTCGTGCTCGAGTCGATGAAGATGGAGATCCCGGTGCTCACCGAGGTGGGTGGCACCGTCGGGCAGGTCGCGGTCGAGGTGGGTGACGTCGTACAGGAGGGCGACCTGCTGGTGCGGGTCGAGAGCAGCAGCACGGACTAG